A genomic segment from Pseudomonas sessilinigenes encodes:
- a CDS encoding DUF3275 family protein, whose amino-acid sequence MITIKGQLAIRTVSGRLGLFNVGRLATSIGEFTIKDALLDQYQEGKYQGDFAIKQIRPSYYSHGGRLVVEIRAELEGMTLDEVTTLSEEDEEQLSTNVPDPLEEETATPLASPPVSEPATQKTSNSALASDEPFGMEPKTPAATIDTAADAELFGTVWPLTETVKLDTTVDRKRLRAQCSRMEQLGYSMDFKTQTWNRKAA is encoded by the coding sequence ATGATCACTATCAAAGGCCAACTGGCCATTCGTACTGTCTCCGGCCGGCTTGGCCTCTTCAACGTTGGGCGTCTTGCTACGTCAATCGGTGAGTTCACCATCAAGGATGCCCTGCTTGATCAATACCAGGAGGGTAAGTACCAGGGCGATTTTGCTATCAAGCAGATCCGCCCTTCGTACTACTCACATGGTGGGCGGCTGGTCGTGGAGATCAGGGCCGAACTCGAAGGGATGACCCTCGATGAAGTAACGACACTCAGCGAAGAAGATGAGGAGCAACTGTCGACGAACGTTCCCGATCCGTTGGAGGAGGAAACGGCGACACCCCTTGCGTCCCCACCGGTTTCTGAGCCCGCGACTCAAAAAACGTCCAACAGCGCTCTCGCGTCGGATGAACCATTCGGAATGGAGCCCAAAACTCCAGCGGCAACAATCGACACAGCAGCCGATGCGGAGTTGTTCGGCACTGTTTGGCCACTGACAGAAACAGTGAAGCTCGACACCACTGTCGACCGAAAGCGTCTGCGAGCCCAATGCTCCCGCATGGAACAGCTCGGTTACTCCATGGATTTCAAAACCCAAACCTGGAACAGGAAAGCAGCATGA
- a CDS encoding STY4534 family ICE replication protein produces MSNDTKYFDLHTTGIGYLNRIREVTPRKGNPFIATTIAALHGASDAVEYSYIDCNVVGTEATKLVRRCIEAVEAGKKVLVSFRIGDIWADSFTYDKGEKKGQSGASLKGRLLFLGWIKVDGETVYEAKPKDDSETVHEAEPKDAADSDVSGDAQQNAA; encoded by the coding sequence ATGAGCAATGACACTAAATACTTTGACCTGCACACCACTGGCATCGGCTACCTGAACCGTATCCGCGAAGTAACGCCACGCAAAGGCAACCCCTTCATCGCTACAACCATCGCCGCTCTTCATGGAGCCAGCGATGCTGTCGAGTATTCTTACATCGACTGCAATGTCGTTGGTACCGAAGCAACCAAACTCGTCCGCCGCTGCATAGAAGCGGTCGAGGCTGGTAAGAAAGTCCTTGTGTCTTTCCGCATCGGTGATATCTGGGCAGACTCGTTCACTTACGATAAAGGTGAAAAAAAGGGTCAGTCTGGTGCAAGCCTCAAAGGCCGGTTGCTCTTTTTGGGTTGGATCAAAGTCGACGGTGAAACCGTTTACGAAGCCAAACCCAAAGACGATAGTGAAACCGTCCACGAAGCCGAACCCAAAGACGCTGCTGATTCCGATGTCTCTGGAGATGCTCAACAAAACGCCGCATAA
- a CDS encoding ABC transporter substrate-binding protein: protein MTHSRSNPFFRGYQNFLLTRELMITPDVAGEVYEPCYRSLISHQESLQDWQLIGKECVYNDTHAAAINGPSSPETEALTNQGFIHTVVYSLHGENNGTSQQICDLGSAEVAQVLINQLSFETGFYSRVFEVTSAHLPDEEWDELQHLVEHADTTQLMFECFALPDSDAVGFKLIGTPWTDKHLNAILGFDLSTLQARQAEEGFPEEFIRVLTLAGQADVRVRSSTPTAAD, encoded by the coding sequence ATGACCCACTCCCGATCAAACCCCTTCTTCCGTGGTTACCAAAACTTCCTCCTTACCCGTGAACTGATGATCACCCCTGACGTAGCTGGCGAGGTCTATGAGCCTTGTTATCGATCACTCATCAGCCATCAGGAATCGCTCCAAGACTGGCAACTTATCGGTAAAGAGTGCGTGTACAACGATACTCATGCTGCTGCCATTAACGGCCCGTCCTCACCCGAAACCGAAGCCCTGACGAACCAGGGCTTTATCCATACCGTGGTTTACTCATTGCACGGAGAAAACAATGGCACCTCACAGCAGATCTGTGATTTGGGATCTGCTGAAGTTGCACAGGTACTGATCAACCAGTTGTCCTTCGAAACCGGGTTTTACAGCCGCGTTTTCGAGGTTACATCTGCCCATTTGCCTGATGAGGAATGGGATGAACTTCAACACCTGGTAGAACACGCAGATACGACTCAACTCATGTTCGAGTGCTTTGCCCTTCCAGATAGCGATGCTGTTGGCTTCAAACTAATCGGCACTCCCTGGACGGACAAACACCTGAATGCAATTTTGGGTTTCGATCTTTCAACTCTGCAGGCCCGACAGGCAGAAGAAGGTTTTCCCGAGGAGTTCATTCGTGTACTCACTTTGGCAGGGCAAGCTGATGTTCGAGTCCGATCATCGACCCCAACGGCTGCCGATTAG
- a CDS encoding SNF2-related protein, with the protein MNALTQPLATSPLNINLTDFIDEFGDELLESLNRSNPPVYTGIAHEQRQAVMDNLKRKPFAAQADVVQAIAALLLDRNEQAAIINAEMGTGKTMMAIAVAAVMHSAGYRRTLVISPPHLVYKWRREILETIPDARVWVLNGPDTLIKLLKLRDQLGQTYDGRQEFFILGRVRMRMGFHWRLACSKRRAAGGQRLAACPDCGQVLEDLEGNLVTVDEFERGDRRRNCNACNAALWTLMRPGKADGGDRRSTILKSMCRIPTIGPVRAERLLNDFGEDFLASMLVDNVSEFINLMDTKGNFIFSDRQAKRMERAMANIEFGFGEGGYQPTEFIKRYLPDGFFDLLVVDEGHEYKNSGSAQGQAMGVLAAKARKTVLLTGTLMGGYADDLFYLLFRILTRRMIEDGYRPNARGSMAPAAMAFMRDHGVLKDIYTERDGDSHKTAKGKKLSVRTVKAPGFGPKGIHRFVLPFTVFLKLKDIGGNILPTYNEEFIDVPMAPGQASAYQSLASKLTAELRQALARRDTTLLGVVLNVLLAWPDCCFRSEMVKHPRTRDTLAFVPAIFNDEQLMPKEQALLSLCIEEKAKGRKVLAYTVYSGTRDTTSRLKKVLEQAGLKVAVLRASVDTSRREDWILDQVDRGIDVLITNPELVKTGLDLLDFPTIVFLQTGYNVYTLQQAARRSWRIGQKHPVRVIFFGYAGSSQITCLQLMAKKIAVAQSTSGDVPESGLDSLNQDGDSVEMALARQLIAA; encoded by the coding sequence ATGAACGCTTTAACTCAGCCACTGGCTACTTCCCCCCTGAACATCAACCTCACCGATTTCATCGATGAATTTGGTGATGAACTCCTTGAGTCGTTGAACCGCTCCAACCCTCCTGTTTACACCGGGATTGCTCACGAACAGCGCCAGGCAGTAATGGACAACCTCAAGCGCAAGCCGTTTGCGGCCCAGGCTGATGTCGTCCAAGCCATTGCAGCACTGCTACTCGATCGCAATGAGCAGGCCGCGATCATCAACGCCGAGATGGGTACCGGGAAAACGATGATGGCCATCGCTGTTGCTGCCGTTATGCACTCAGCAGGCTATCGTCGAACTCTCGTCATTTCCCCACCTCACCTGGTCTACAAATGGCGCCGTGAGATCCTAGAGACCATCCCAGATGCCCGTGTGTGGGTATTGAATGGCCCCGATACGCTGATCAAGCTGCTCAAGCTGCGTGATCAGTTGGGGCAAACCTATGACGGTCGCCAGGAGTTCTTCATCCTCGGTCGTGTGCGGATGCGCATGGGGTTTCACTGGCGGCTCGCCTGCTCTAAAAGGCGCGCCGCCGGCGGACAACGACTCGCAGCTTGCCCAGATTGCGGCCAGGTCCTCGAGGACCTGGAGGGCAACCTGGTTACCGTGGACGAGTTCGAACGTGGTGATCGCCGCCGCAACTGCAACGCCTGCAATGCGGCTCTCTGGACACTCATGCGCCCTGGTAAAGCAGATGGCGGCGACCGGCGCTCTACGATTTTGAAATCGATGTGCCGTATACCCACGATCGGCCCAGTCCGGGCAGAGCGGCTACTCAACGACTTTGGCGAAGACTTTCTGGCCTCGATGTTGGTGGACAACGTTTCCGAGTTCATCAACCTAATGGACACCAAGGGCAACTTCATCTTCAGCGATCGCCAAGCCAAGCGTATGGAGCGAGCGATGGCCAACATCGAATTCGGGTTCGGCGAAGGCGGCTATCAACCAACAGAGTTCATCAAGCGCTACCTACCGGATGGGTTCTTCGACCTACTGGTTGTTGATGAGGGGCATGAGTACAAGAACAGCGGATCGGCCCAGGGCCAAGCTATGGGTGTTCTCGCGGCAAAGGCACGCAAAACCGTGCTGTTGACCGGGACGCTTATGGGCGGCTACGCCGACGACCTGTTCTACCTTCTGTTCCGTATTCTGACCCGCCGAATGATCGAGGACGGCTATCGGCCTAACGCACGTGGCAGCATGGCGCCCGCGGCCATGGCGTTCATGCGCGATCACGGGGTCCTGAAAGACATCTATACCGAGCGCGATGGAGATTCGCACAAGACAGCCAAAGGCAAGAAGCTCTCAGTTCGAACAGTGAAAGCCCCGGGCTTCGGCCCGAAAGGCATCCACCGCTTCGTACTGCCCTTCACCGTGTTCCTCAAGCTGAAAGACATCGGCGGGAACATCCTACCTACCTACAACGAGGAGTTTATCGACGTACCAATGGCACCTGGTCAGGCATCCGCCTACCAGAGCCTGGCCTCCAAGCTGACAGCGGAGCTTAGACAAGCCCTTGCACGGCGAGACACCACCCTTCTGGGCGTTGTCCTCAATGTGCTGCTGGCCTGGCCAGACTGCTGCTTCCGATCGGAGATGGTCAAGCACCCACGCACTCGCGATACCCTGGCCTTCGTGCCGGCGATTTTCAACGACGAGCAGCTGATGCCCAAGGAGCAGGCTTTGTTAAGCCTTTGCATCGAGGAGAAAGCGAAAGGCCGCAAGGTCCTCGCCTACACCGTCTACAGCGGGACACGCGACACAACGTCCAGGCTGAAGAAGGTCCTCGAGCAGGCCGGTCTCAAGGTGGCGGTACTGCGGGCCAGCGTTGACACCTCTCGCCGTGAAGACTGGATCCTCGATCAGGTCGACCGTGGCATCGATGTGCTGATCACCAATCCGGAGCTGGTCAAGACCGGGCTGGACCTGCTTGATTTTCCAACCATCGTGTTTCTGCAGACGGGGTACAACGTTTACACCCTGCAGCAAGCAGCACGACGGTCCTGGCGTATCGGGCAGAAACATCCAGTGCGTGTAATTTTTTTTGGCTATGCCGGCAGCTCGCAGATTACCTGCCTGCAGCTTATGGCCAAGAAGATCGCAGTAGCTCAAAGCACGTCAGGAGATGTGCCGGAGTCAGGATTGGACTCTCTGAACCAAGATGGAGACTCGGTTGAAATGGCACTGGCCAGACAACTCATTGCTGCATAA
- a CDS encoding DUF6094 domain-containing protein yields MALMFPRLARNFARNGYYPTDEVTLERSLQALVQAQSGKMRIFDPCGGEGVALAEAAHLLGRDQVHAFAVEYDAERADHARGLLDRVLHSDLFDTLISRQSFGLLWLNPPYGDLVADHSGASQYQGSGRRRLEKAFYQRCLPLLQYGGVMVLIVPHYVLDDELSGWLSNHFASLRIYSAADPTFKQVVIFGIRVRRQDLARTHVNQVKSQLQAIGAGQEQAELIPASWPWEPYLIPSAANELEHFYRVTLEPTQFASEIQRLRGLWPDFNLHFGQIGLQLRPPVRELSRWHLALALAAGAISGVVRSKSGRTLVVKGDTYKDKVRKTEFTEDEKGNVTEVRILTDRFIPIIRAWDMTPSSVNLGRVLTISSSAGTNDEASVPEERAAGPLFNPGRIVMTSTLSHLVETEHLDPTQFLRRHLSGDWGEQCDDDRASNKNALIHGDRLFSSYDIDAGGETKLWIITEADRSYTTLLLPSDY; encoded by the coding sequence ATGGCCCTAATGTTTCCCCGCCTTGCACGAAACTTTGCTCGCAATGGCTACTATCCAACCGACGAAGTCACCCTCGAGCGCTCTCTGCAGGCGCTCGTTCAAGCTCAATCCGGAAAAATGAGGATCTTCGACCCCTGTGGCGGTGAAGGTGTAGCGCTGGCTGAAGCAGCTCACCTGCTCGGTCGCGACCAGGTCCACGCATTCGCCGTCGAATACGATGCCGAGCGCGCAGACCATGCTCGAGGCCTTCTCGATCGAGTGCTGCACAGCGATCTCTTCGACACCCTGATCAGCCGGCAGTCGTTCGGCTTGCTCTGGCTCAACCCACCCTACGGCGACCTGGTCGCGGATCACTCCGGTGCCTCGCAGTACCAGGGCAGCGGCCGGCGGCGTCTGGAAAAAGCGTTCTACCAGCGCTGCCTTCCCCTCCTGCAGTACGGTGGGGTGATGGTGTTGATCGTTCCGCACTATGTGCTTGACGACGAACTATCAGGATGGCTCAGCAACCACTTTGCCAGCCTGCGCATTTACAGCGCTGCGGACCCCACATTCAAGCAGGTAGTGATCTTCGGCATCCGAGTGCGCCGGCAGGACCTGGCCAGAACTCACGTTAACCAGGTGAAGTCTCAACTGCAGGCAATCGGCGCAGGTCAGGAACAGGCGGAACTAATACCGGCCTCATGGCCATGGGAACCGTACCTGATCCCATCAGCTGCAAACGAGCTGGAACACTTCTACCGTGTCACCTTGGAGCCTACGCAGTTCGCATCCGAGATACAGCGACTGCGAGGCCTTTGGCCTGATTTCAACCTGCACTTCGGGCAAATCGGCCTACAACTCAGGCCGCCAGTCCGTGAACTCTCGCGCTGGCACCTGGCACTAGCCCTAGCGGCCGGCGCAATCTCAGGCGTTGTACGCTCGAAGTCTGGGCGTACCTTGGTCGTGAAGGGTGACACCTACAAGGACAAGGTGCGCAAGACCGAATTCACCGAGGATGAGAAAGGCAACGTCACAGAGGTCAGGATCCTCACCGATCGATTTATCCCAATCATCCGAGCGTGGGACATGACGCCTTCGTCAGTGAATCTTGGCCGAGTGCTGACCATCAGCTCTTCGGCAGGGACCAATGACGAAGCATCTGTGCCTGAGGAACGAGCAGCAGGACCGCTCTTCAATCCGGGCCGGATCGTAATGACCTCCACTCTCAGCCACCTGGTTGAAACTGAACACCTCGACCCTACCCAATTCCTCAGGCGTCATCTGTCCGGCGACTGGGGGGAACAATGCGATGACGACCGGGCTTCGAACAAGAACGCGCTGATACACGGTGACAGGCTGTTCTCCAGCTATGACATCGATGCCGGCGGTGAAACCAAGCTCTGGATCATCACCGAAGCGGATCGCAGTTACACAACTTTGCTGCTCCCCAGCGATTACTAA